In Hymenobacter volaticus, the genomic window CCACGGATTTTGCAACGGGCATCAGTACGGGCACGAGTTTTTTGGCCAAAGCACCGAAGAACTCCCGCTCGCCTGCAGAGAGTTGGCTGCCCGCTTCTTGTTGGTTGGCCATTATCTGCTGCACAAATAGGGCTTCGAGCTGTTGAGCTGCTGCTTCGGTGTCAGCGCCGGTTTCTTGGTCGTTGGCATCAAACAACTTGCGGATGCCGCTCTTCACGAGTGAGGTGCCGGACTTAATGGCCATGCCCGCTACTTGTTTGGCCACGGGTGCTAGCACGGGCGCCAGGGCACTGGCAATAACACCCCAAAACTCGCGCTCGCCCATAGCTGACTCACTGCCCGCTTCCTGCTGGCTGGACTCCAGTTGCTGAATGGCCGTTTCGCTGAAGCCTTCGAGCCGCAACATGTTGGCCAGCTTCGGGCTGATCTTCTTGACGAGCGCGCCACCGGCTTTGGCAGCGGCACTCGCTAGGTTTTGGGCCAGCGGCTTGAACACGGGCACCAGCTTTTTGGCCAGGGCACCGAAGAATTCGCGCTCGCCCGCGGCTGTCTCGCTCCCGGCTTCCTGCTGGTTGGCGGCTACGTGCTGCAGAAACAGGGCTTCGAGTTGTTGAGCTACTTCCTCGTCTTCACCCCCGGTTTCTTGGTCGTTGGCATCAAACAACTTTCGGATGCCGCTCTTCACGAGTGAGGTGCCGGACTTGATGGCCATGCCAGCCACTTGCTTGGCCACCGGCGCCAGCACGGGCGCCAGCGCGCTGGCAATGGCGCCCCAAAACTCGCGCTCGCCCGTTGCCGACTCTGCCCCGGCTTCCTGTTGGCTGGACTCAGATAGCTTGTTGATACCGCCCTTTGGCTGGAGTATGCTAGGGTAGGTTATAGGATACATGCCAGGTCTTCTTCTGAACACTGGAATACACGCGCTGGCTAATTTTTCCCAGAATTCTCGCCCAACCACGACTGGCTCTTCGGCGCCAGATTCCTGCTGTCCGGATTCTAATCGTTGAATAGCGGTTTCGCTGTAGCCTTCACGCCGGAGCATGTTAGACAGTGTAGGGCTGAGCTTCTTAATCCCGCTGGTTGCCAGAGATATACCAGTTTTCTTGACGGTATTTACAATGAATGGTCCTATCGCGCCGGCCAACGCTCCCCAAAACTCCTGTGCATCCTGCGAGGAAGTTATGGTGGCGAGGGAAGCTTCCACTACGGGCTCAGTTACGGCAGTAGTTTCCGTGGATTCTCGTTGCTTGCGAGAAGTAGCAGGATTGCTCACGCGCATATGCCCCTCTGCTTCTGTGAGTTCGGTGCCAGAGCCTGCTGGAGAGGTAGTTTCGCTTGTGCCCGTTACTTCTTCAACAACTTGTCCCCCAGCTTCAAATTCGTCACTTGCGTGGTGCTCGCTTGGCTGTCCCATTGGGCCGCTTCCTGACGGGGGAGTGTCGTGCGGACGTTTGTGGTTGCCTTGCGTTACTCTGTACTTTGACTTTGTTTCCATAGTAGTAAGGTGTTAAGGATGGGTAAATGTATAAATCAAAGATAGGGTATATGAAAAGCGGCGTCAATCGCATGATCATGTAGGTATATAGAAATTAAAATTATTTCTATTCTAAGTGACGCAGTATTTTTAATTGCCCAGCTAGTGCAAGCAACTCAAATGCACCCAAGATGGGTAGAAGTAGTGTTGCACTCGTGCTCACAGGGTGGATTTGCTCTGTTGAGTGGCCTTAGGTTTCTGAATTACTACTCCTTGGTGCTATCCCTTTGTCCCTTTTTGTGCGTTTTGGGGCAGCGTAGTAATTGAGGTGCGTAATGTTAGTAATGACCCTTACCGTAGCCAAAAGAGCAGCTTAGCTTCCTAAGCCAACCTGCTCTTTTACTTGCTACTAGCTCTAGCTTCAGTAGCTAATTAAAGGACAGCAAATACAACTGCCCACCCCTAAACTAGAGAGGTGGGCAGTTGTATATCGGAAATAGGAGAGGCGGGAATGACCCTGTTATTCACGTGGCTTACTGGTGCTTGCCCCTAGTTGAGCGGCCTTTATCTTTTGAGCCACTTCTACCATGGGTGCCACCCAAATATCTTTTTCGTGGGCTTTGAGGTAGCGGAGCAGTTGGCGGTGTGCCTTCAGGTCTACGTTGAGCGGGTGGCCACCACCCACCCCGTGGAACAGGAACACCAACAGCGTGTGCGACTGTTGGGCCTTTTTCACTAAGTCAAGCATATACTCCGCCGACTGGCCGTTGATGGAGTAGGCGTCAATGTTGGTTAGGTCTACTTGCGTAGGCGTTTGTAGGCCATCAGTTACGCCGCGTGCTGCTACGAAATCGGTTTTTAATTGGTCGTAGAACTTGACGCCTCCAATTTGCAGGTCGCCGCAAGGGTAAGCAAAAGTGCGGGCGGTTTTGCCGTCAATAGCGTTAAGCAGCGTGTTAGTGGTCCGTATTTCGCTTACGGCCCGGCTGACAGTGTACTTGCTTAAGTCGGTGTCGGAGGTAACGAAACTACGGCCGGGCAGGCTACCATCGCAGGGGTGCATGAGGGCGTGGTTGCCTAGCTCGTGCCCACGTTGGGCGGCGCGGCGCCACTCCGGGAGCCGCCGAGCCACCACCGGTGACGACCCAATCAAGTAAAACGTACCCCGCAGCTTCAGCGAGTCGAGGGCCGGCACTACGTTGTCCAGATCCACATCGATGGCATCGTCATACGTCAGCACTACGGCGCACTGCTTGTTGTTCCAGGTGGTAGGCACTTGCGCGTGGCTAACAGAGGAAACTCCGAATAGCAGGGCGGCAGATAAGGTAAAAATCTTAGCTAGGATCATCCTCAGAATGGTTGTCTTTTTGGGAGTATCGGTGCTTTTAGCACGTGTCTACAAGTTTAACACAATCCCATCGAGCCTAACTTTTTTCTGAATAGATAGTCCAATTAACTAGGAGCTGTCGTGCTGAGTGAGGTTAAAGTAACTGTCCTGCTGAGCGCAGCCGAAGCATCTCGCGTGAACCGTTGAGTTAGCATTACAATGTCAGCACGCGAGATGCTTCGGCTGCGCTCAGCATGACGTTCTGGTGGTGTTGGTAACGTCAATATGCGAGATGCTTTGGCTAAGCTCAGCATTATGTTAGGGTCATTACTCTTTGACCTCTTCCACTTCCACTCGCCGGTTGCGGGCATCGGGAGAAGGGTAAAGGGGGCGCGTATCGCCGTAGCCCGCAGTGCTAATGCGTTCGGCGGCAATACCTGCCTTCACCAAATACGATTTCACGGCCTCGGCCCGCTGCTCCGATAAGGTTTGATTCTTCTGGGGTTCCCCAATTTTATCGGTATGGCCCGCCACACGCACTTTCAAAGCAGGCCTAGCTTTTAATTCACCAGCCAGTTGGTCGAGTGCGGGAAAGCCTTCGGGCAGCAACTCGGGTGTACCCAATCGAAACAATACCTTAGGCAGCACCACGGGCGTAGGAGCCACAACAGGCGCTGGTGCGGGGCGGGCTGTGTCTGCTGCCACGGGAGCAGGAGCGGGGTTGGGAACAGGAGTAGGTTTCGGCGCTGCTCCTGCCCCGGTTACTTGAATCGTGATGGGTACGGCTGTGCTCTGACGGGTGGGGTAATACCCTTGCGTGAGGTAGAAAGTGGTGGTTTTGGCGAGCTTGGTGCGATAGGTGTTACCGGTCGTGAGGGGCTGCTTCAGGTCCGCATCGGCGTACCAAAGCACGTTGCGCCCCGTTACCCGCAGGGTGTTTTCGGTGTTGGCTTTCACAGAGGCAGCCGATTTCAGCTTGATGCGGTAAAACGTGAAAGAGCCCACGTCGCAATTGCCTATGGGGCGGTATGCAGCACGGCCAGTTAGCTTTTCCTGACTAGCATCATAGGTGAAAACCATTGAGCCTTCGCACCAATAGGTGTCGGGTGTGCGGCCGGTTTCGTTTAGTTTCCGCACGTGGTCGAGGCGCATCCCGTCCGAAGTACGCACGCCTTGCACCTGAAATGTAGCCGACACATTGGGCTGTCCGCCTACTTCCTGATACAGCACCCCCATTAGATTGGTGCCTTTGGTTTTTTGTAACCGAAGTACCGCCGGCCACACGCCATCGGGTTCGCCGGTATCTGTTTCCACGCCCTGCCATACGCCCGTCAGTGACTGGGCGTGCACTGGCCCTGCCAGTAGCAGGACCAGCACAACGTACCAAAAACTGCGTTTCATTTTACCAAGTAATTTTAGTTTTCTGGTTAGAGTCGGCTGAAGCCACCAGGGGTTGCTTCGTGTCCGCACCAGTAACGTATTATCCTAGGTAAGCCATATCCTCGGCACTCAAACGGATAGCAGCAGCTTGCAGATTTTCCCGCAGATGCGCCAGCGAAGACGTGCCCGGAATGGGCAGCAGCCACGCCGACTTATGCAACAGCCAGGCAATGTTGATTTGGGCGGGCGTGGCCTCGTGTCGGCGGGCTATTTCGGCAATTTTATCTAGCTCCTTGGGCAGCGCGTGCAAAAGCGAGAAAAACGGAATTAGCGGAATACCGTGTTGCTCGCACAGGTCCAGTACTTCCTCCCCACCAGGGTTTGTACCATGCGCTAGCTTTACGGTAGTGCGCTGGGCGTAGCTGTACATGTTTTCCACGGTGGCAATGGGGCCTAACTGTAGGCCAGTTTCCAGTTCCTCGCGGGTTACGTTGCTCAGCCCTACGTGCAGAATCTTGCCTTCGCGCTGCATCTCGAACATAGCGCCCAGCTGCTCGTCCAATGGTACCGCGCCGTGACCCATTAGGCGCAGGTGTACTAACTGAATTTGCTCTTGCTGCAGGGTGCGTAGGTTGTTGTCGATGCTAGCGCGGAGGTTTTCGGGCGTGTTGTACGGCACCCAGCTTTTATCGGGGCGGCGGGTGGCGCCCACCTTGGTGCAAATCACCAAGTTTGATGGGTAAGGGTGCAATGCCTCGCGGATGAGCCGGTTCGTGACGTCCTCACCGTAGTAGTCGGCCGTGTCGATGAAGGTGACGCCCGATTCCACGGCGGTACGTAGGATTTGCAGTGCCTCGGGTCGGTTGGCCGGCTCACCCCATATTTCCGGGCCAGTCAGGCGCATAGTGCCATAGCCTAAGCGGTTGACAGTGAGAGGGTGGGTTGAGTGTTGGGCAATAGTGATGGTTGTGCTCAAGGAATTGGGTAGTAAGACAGTTAATGTTTTAATTCAGCAAACCGGCTTGGTTTGCTTAGGTTCGCTGACCAATAGATTCTCATGGTGAGTGAGAAGGCTAACGGCGGAAGTAAACAGTGAAGGTAGAACCCCGGCCTAACTCGCTGGTTACCTCAATCCGGCCATCAGCATTTTCCACGATGCGCTTCACCATATACAAGCCGATACCATTGCCCTCTACGTGGTTGTGGAAGCGACGGAACATAGTAAACAACTCTTCTTGTTGACTCTGCTTAATCCCGAGTCCGTTGTCTTGCACCGTTAGAACAATGAACTGGTCTTCTTGATGGCAGCGAACCTGCACATGTGGCGGCCGGTCGGGAGAGTAATATTTGAGCGCGTTACTGAGCAAATTGTACACGACGCTACGCAGGCTTTTGACCGAGAACCGCACAGTGAAGCAAGAGCCGAGGTCGATTTCTAGGTGTGCTCCAGTTTTCTGGATCAAGGGGAGCAGGTCTTGCCGAACGTCATCCACTACCCCTGCCAATTCTAGGGGCGCGGGGCTTTCCTCGTGCTCTTTCTGCAGCTTTATTACATCGCTCAGGTAGTCGATTGTGCGTTTGAAGCGCTCCACCGAGTCCTGCATCATTGTTAGGAGTGGGGCTATGGTTTGGGCGCACTCCAAGTCATCTGGCAGGGCGGCATGAATGGCGTGCACCAGCCCTTCAATATTGGCAATAGGCGCCCGCAAGTCGTGAGAAGCCGTATAAATGAAGTTGTCCAGATCGATATTGATGCGCCGCAACTGCTCATTGGTGGCCAGCACCTGTTGCTCGGCCTGTTTGCGGGTAGTGATGTCGGCGGTGGTGCTGACTAAACCGTCGCCGAGGCGCACGGCCGACTGCTCGAACCAGCCGCTAAATTGTTCGAAGCGGTATTCCTGCTCGTAACGCTGGGCTACTCCGGTTTCTACTACCTCCACAAACCGGTTGAAAATGCCCGCGGCCTGCACCCCCGGGTTTTGTTCTAGCAGCCGCTTGCCTACCAAGTCGGCGCCGTAGTACTTCACGGTCACGGAATTAACTAGCGTCCAGCGGAAATCCACGATGATGCCTTGCTCATCACGCACTGCCTCAAACGCCTGAATCATGTCGGCGGAGCTGTCGAACGTGGCGCGTAGCATTTGCCAGGCTTCTACCTGCTTAGTTACTTCAAACGCAAACACAATAACGCCGTCAATGCCGCCTTGCTCGTTGTAGCGCGCTTGTTGAATGTAGTTGAAGTATCGGTCTTCCAGTACCCCATCGGCGGGACGAGTTAGCGGAATGAGTATGCCTACTTCCTGATGCGTGTCGCCGGTGTTGTAGACCTGGCGAAAGGTGCGGAACACAGTGTGCTCGGCAATTTCGGGCAGCGCAGCCAGAATGGGCTTGCCGAGCAGCTCCCGCCCGGGAAACAGTTGCTGGTAGGCAGGGTTGACCAATTCATACACGAAATCCTCGCCGCCGAGAATGCAGATAGCCGCCGGAGCCTGCATAAATAGACTCTCCAACCGGGCACGCTGACGCTCAGCCTCTGCCCGAGCCAGTTGCGCTTCCTGCGTCCGTTCGACCACGCGGGCTTCAAGCCCTTGATTGGCAATTCGAAGGCGCGCTTCACTGCGTTCTACTAACTGCCGCGCAAATGTTTCAGCCTGCGCATCGGCGCGGGCTGTTCTCTCTTTCGCTTGACTGTCGCGCAGCAGTGCATCGGTCTGAATGCTCTTCGTGACGTTGACCACTTCGTGGATAATGTGCTGCAACTGGCCCTGCGCGTCGAGCACTGGGGTGTTGCGCGGCAGCCAATGGCGTTCGGTGAACTTGCCGGCGTGCGCGGGGTCGGGCACGTCGTAGTGCTGCAATTCCATGACGTGGGTTTGGCCGGTAGCGCGCACCTGTTCCAATGAGGCCCGCAGGTTGCGGACGGCGTTGGCCTGGAGCGCGGCCGGATTATCGGGAAAGACGTCGAATACGTAACGCCCCAGCAAGTTTTCTCGCTGCGTCAGCGTTTCAATAAGATACGTCTCGGATACAGCTTCAATAACTAGGTCAGGCGAGAGCAACAGATAGGCCCCCGGCATGGCATTGAATACCGAAAGAAAATCAAGCGTGGAAAAACCGTGCACCAAAATAGCAGGCCATTAGGGTAGATTAGAGGCCCTTACTAACGCAGCAATCTACCCGTGCGTTCGGTTAAAACGAAACGGTATTCATACCTAAAGAAAGGTGCCTGTTGAACTTCAGAAACTAAGAGTGTCTGATTTTTCTGCGTCTTCGGTTAGTAAGCAGCGCACCGTTGCCTTGTCTTTTGTTTGCACGAGCCGTCTGTCTAGTAGAATTAGGGGCAAGTGCATTCTTAGCGCAGCTTGTGTTACAACACTTATGCCGAGAAGCTGTATCGCCAACCAACCTGAAAACCGCGCCACCTAGATTTCTCTAAGGGGCGCGGTTTGCAGTTTAATATTATCGTGGGGATAGAAGTACGAGCTTTGGTAGATACTAACTGCTAGCTAAACTCGCGCCAGTGGGCCAGACGTGGTTATTTAATCTGTAATTCTCCTTCGTCTTCGCCCCGCCAGTATTTGATGCGCTTGGCTTCCACACGTACTAGAACCACGCCGGGCGTATCAATACCGTCCTTGAACCACTTGTCTAGGTCGGGTACCCAGTGTTGCTGCATGGTAGGCTTGTGCCGAATCAGGTGGCCCGTGCCCACAATGGTGACATACAGCCCCTGCGCACCGCTGAACCCAAGACTTACCTGCGAATTCTCGGTGATGTCACTTACCGTGCGCGACTGTTCGAAGGTGAAGTAGTACGAGTTGCCGTCATACTCCACGTCGCCGTTGTTGCTCATCGGGCGGCTGCTGAGTTGGCCTCGGCTGGTATGCGTAGTAAGCAAGGCAATGTCGAGGTTAGCCATTTTGGTGGCAATCTCCTTCAGCGTTTTATCGGCCGTGGGGGCGCGGATATAGTTGAGCTTGTAGTACGCAGCCCGCAGAGGGTAGTTGTTAGCCTCCCCGCTCAGTAGGTGCCTGCTTATTCATTCCGTAAAGCCCGACCTTAAGACCTGCACTGACAACTTGTAGGCTAATTGCCTAGGCGGAAATCGGTCACGCTGTTTTGCGTTAGGCTAACCTCCTCGAAATAACTCACGGTGCCCGTATCAACAGGGCACTGCGCACTCAGGCCCATCCAGATTTCGGCGGGGTAGTCATTCTTATAGAGCCGGACCAGTTGCCAGGTCTTGTTATCGAGCGAATAGTAGCTGGCCACTGTGCGCGTGTCCGACGAGATTTTCATGTACGCCGATGGAGACTTCACCACGTCATGGTTGTTGTCGTCGGACGTGCCGATGGTGCGCACCGAGACAATCCGGTGGTTGCCGCGCTCATCCTGCTCGAAGCAGTGCTTTTGCCAGCGTCTATCGTTCACGTAGATATAGAGCACCCCGGCATTGTATAGGCCCTTTTCGGTGAAGCCAGGGATAACTTTCGACACCAACGTGAAGGGCTTGGTATTATCTACTTTGGCCAGCAGGATGGGAGCCGTGTTGTTCGACAGTTTATTATCATTAGGGTCGCAGAAAAAGTCCTTCTTCTCGCCGACCCGAAACGCCATTCTACCCTTGTCATCCACTTTCGTCAAGGTATCGGCCCCGTTGACAGCTTTGGTGAAGTGAATGTTGGCCAGCTTGATATCGCACGGTTTACCACTCACGCGGGCGGTGTCCTCCGCAGCGGCGCTTGTATTAGCCGCGGTAGCATTCGCGGCCGAGGCATCGGGCGTTTTGTTTTCGGCGCAGCTCCCAAGCAGAAGCATGCCCATCATTGCGGGAAAGAAGGATAGGTTGTGTTTCATGTCCGCTAGTTAGCGAAAAAGGCGAGCTACTCGGTGCAACAGCGGAGGCACGTTCACCACCCGAAAACTAGCTATAGGTTTGGTGCAGTGTAACCTACGCCAGAGGTAGCGCCTAGTAGCCAGCTTGGGCACGGCGCTGGATGCGTTTTTCCCAGCGCTTGCGTTTGGGAGCAATGCTGCCGCGTAGGTACTTCTCCATCACCATGACGGCGCAAGGAGCGGCAGCTGTAGCTCCAAAACCAGCATTTTCGAGGTACACCGCCACGGCTATCTTCGGGTTGGTAGCCGGGGCGAAACCAACGAAAGCAGCATGGTCGTCGCCTTCGTCGTTTTCTACGGTGCCGGTTTTGCCAGCTACCGTAATGCCCACATCGGAGAGGCTAGAGGCGTCGGCGGTGCCGCCGCGCTGCATCACGGCCACCATGCCGGGTACTAACGCTGCAAAGTGGACGCTGTCGATAAGGGTGCGGTGCTTTTCGGTGAAGCGCGGCAGCGGCCCACCCTTCCCAACGCTACGCACCAGGTGCGGCGGGTAGTACCAGCCGCGGTTGGCGATGATGGCGGCCATATTGGCCATTTGCAGGCCCGTCAGGTTGATTTCGCCCTGCCCAATGCTCAGCGAGTAAATGGAACGGTATGTCCAG contains:
- a CDS encoding DUF1349 domain-containing protein → MKHNLSFFPAMMGMLLLGSCAENKTPDASAANATAANTSAAAEDTARVSGKPCDIKLANIHFTKAVNGADTLTKVDDKGRMAFRVGEKKDFFCDPNDNKLSNNTAPILLAKVDNTKPFTLVSKVIPGFTEKGLYNAGVLYIYVNDRRWQKHCFEQDERGNHRIVSVRTIGTSDDNNHDVVKSPSAYMKISSDTRTVASYYSLDNKTWQLVRLYKNDYPAEIWMGLSAQCPVDTGTVSYFEEVSLTQNSVTDFRLGN
- a CDS encoding OmpA family protein → MKRSFWYVVLVLLLAGPVHAQSLTGVWQGVETDTGEPDGVWPAVLRLQKTKGTNLMGVLYQEVGGQPNVSATFQVQGVRTSDGMRLDHVRKLNETGRTPDTYWCEGSMVFTYDASQEKLTGRAAYRPIGNCDVGSFTFYRIKLKSAASVKANTENTLRVTGRNVLWYADADLKQPLTTGNTYRTKLAKTTTFYLTQGYYPTRQSTAVPITIQVTGAGAAPKPTPVPNPAPAPVAADTARPAPAPVVAPTPVVLPKVLFRLGTPELLPEGFPALDQLAGELKARPALKVRVAGHTDKIGEPQKNQTLSEQRAEAVKSYLVKAGIAAERISTAGYGDTRPLYPSPDARNRRVEVEEVKE
- a CDS encoding aldo/keto reductase, with product MSTTITIAQHSTHPLTVNRLGYGTMRLTGPEIWGEPANRPEALQILRTAVESGVTFIDTADYYGEDVTNRLIREALHPYPSNLVICTKVGATRRPDKSWVPYNTPENLRASIDNNLRTLQQEQIQLVHLRLMGHGAVPLDEQLGAMFEMQREGKILHVGLSNVTREELETGLQLGPIATVENMYSYAQRTTVKLAHGTNPGGEEVLDLCEQHGIPLIPFFSLLHALPKELDKIAEIARRHEATPAQINIAWLLHKSAWLLPIPGTSSLAHLRENLQAAAIRLSAEDMAYLG
- a CDS encoding PAS domain-containing sensor histidine kinase is translated as MHGFSTLDFLSVFNAMPGAYLLLSPDLVIEAVSETYLIETLTQRENLLGRYVFDVFPDNPAALQANAVRNLRASLEQVRATGQTHVMELQHYDVPDPAHAGKFTERHWLPRNTPVLDAQGQLQHIIHEVVNVTKSIQTDALLRDSQAKERTARADAQAETFARQLVERSEARLRIANQGLEARVVERTQEAQLARAEAERQRARLESLFMQAPAAICILGGEDFVYELVNPAYQQLFPGRELLGKPILAALPEIAEHTVFRTFRQVYNTGDTHQEVGILIPLTRPADGVLEDRYFNYIQQARYNEQGGIDGVIVFAFEVTKQVEAWQMLRATFDSSADMIQAFEAVRDEQGIIVDFRWTLVNSVTVKYYGADLVGKRLLEQNPGVQAAGIFNRFVEVVETGVAQRYEQEYRFEQFSGWFEQSAVRLGDGLVSTTADITTRKQAEQQVLATNEQLRRINIDLDNFIYTASHDLRAPIANIEGLVHAIHAALPDDLECAQTIAPLLTMMQDSVERFKRTIDYLSDVIKLQKEHEESPAPLELAGVVDDVRQDLLPLIQKTGAHLEIDLGSCFTVRFSVKSLRSVVYNLLSNALKYYSPDRPPHVQVRCHQEDQFIVLTVQDNGLGIKQSQQEELFTMFRRFHNHVEGNGIGLYMVKRIVENADGRIEVTSELGRGSTFTVYFRR
- a CDS encoding pyridoxamine 5'-phosphate oxidase family protein encodes the protein MSRHLLSGEANNYPLRAAYYKLNYIRAPTADKTLKEIATKMANLDIALLTTHTSRGQLSSRPMSNNGDVEYDGNSYYFTFEQSRTVSDITENSQVSLGFSGAQGLYVTIVGTGHLIRHKPTMQQHWVPDLDKWFKDGIDTPGVVLVRVEAKRIKYWRGEDEGELQIK
- a CDS encoding polysaccharide deacetylase family protein; the encoded protein is MILAKIFTLSAALLFGVSSVSHAQVPTTWNNKQCAVVLTYDDAIDVDLDNVVPALDSLKLRGTFYLIGSSPVVARRLPEWRRAAQRGHELGNHALMHPCDGSLPGRSFVTSDTDLSKYTVSRAVSEIRTTNTLLNAIDGKTARTFAYPCGDLQIGGVKFYDQLKTDFVAARGVTDGLQTPTQVDLTNIDAYSINGQSAEYMLDLVKKAQQSHTLLVFLFHGVGGGHPLNVDLKAHRQLLRYLKAHEKDIWVAPMVEVAQKIKAAQLGASTSKPRE